A region of Ferruginibacter albus DNA encodes the following proteins:
- the ilvA gene encoding threonine ammonia-lyase IlvA has protein sequence MKDLNFKEASERLKEVVVRTPLQLNTNLSKKYQCNVFLKREDLQTVRSYKLRGAFNMMRSLSAEQLQRGVVCASAGNHAQGFAYSCKKLQVKGVVFMPVIAPNQKIHQTQMFGEDFIEIKLIGDTYDDCATAAKKYTAENNKTFIPAFDDYKIIEGQGTVGVEILEDQPQVDLIFIPIGGGGLAAGVGTYIKSISSKTKIIGVEPEGAPSMSEAIKAGHPVTLQSIDNFVDGAAVKRVGDITFDICKEILDEVHLVPEGKICTTILKLYNEDAIVVEPAGALSISVLDDFAEQIKGKNIVCIVSGGNNDIDRMQEIKERSLQYEGLKYYFLIRFAQRPGALKEFVNYVLGPNDDITRFEYIQKNNKETGPALVGIELQSKNDYTTLISNLNKYQINYTELSKNDNVFGYLV, from the coding sequence ATGAAAGATTTAAATTTTAAAGAAGCATCTGAAAGATTGAAAGAAGTTGTTGTTCGCACGCCGTTACAACTAAACACCAATCTCTCAAAAAAATATCAATGCAATGTATTTTTAAAAAGAGAAGACCTGCAAACCGTGCGTTCATACAAATTGCGTGGAGCGTTTAATATGATGCGTAGTTTGTCTGCCGAGCAATTGCAAAGAGGTGTTGTATGTGCAAGCGCGGGTAATCATGCACAAGGCTTTGCATATAGTTGTAAAAAGCTGCAGGTAAAAGGTGTTGTGTTTATGCCGGTGATCGCACCCAATCAAAAAATTCATCAAACACAAATGTTTGGCGAAGATTTTATCGAAATAAAATTGATCGGCGATACATACGATGATTGTGCAACAGCAGCAAAAAAATATACTGCTGAAAATAATAAAACGTTTATTCCTGCTTTTGATGATTATAAAATAATAGAAGGTCAAGGCACAGTGGGAGTTGAGATTTTAGAAGATCAACCACAGGTCGATCTCATTTTTATTCCTATTGGCGGTGGTGGGTTAGCAGCTGGTGTGGGAACTTATATTAAATCCATCTCATCCAAAACAAAAATAATTGGTGTTGAGCCGGAAGGTGCGCCATCTATGTCAGAAGCCATAAAAGCCGGGCATCCGGTAACATTACAAAGCATCGACAATTTTGTAGATGGAGCTGCGGTAAAAAGAGTAGGAGATATCACATTCGATATCTGCAAAGAAATTTTAGACGAGGTGCATTTGGTTCCGGAAGGCAAAATTTGTACAACTATTTTAAAATTATATAACGAAGATGCAATTGTAGTTGAACCCGCCGGCGCATTGTCCATTTCTGTTCTCGATGATTTTGCTGAACAAATAAAAGGCAAGAACATCGTTTGTATTGTAAGCGGCGGAAACAATGATATAGACCGCATGCAAGAAATAAAGGAACGATCGCTTCAGTACGAGGGATTGAAATATTATTTCCTCATTCGTTTTGCCCAACGCCCGGGGGCTCTAAAAGAATTTGTGAACTATGTTTTGGGACCTAATGATGACATTACCCGCTTTGAGTATATCCAAAAAAACAATAAGGAAACAGGTCCTGCGCTGGTGGGCATTGAATTACAGTCGAAAAACGATTATACTACATTGATTAGCAATCTCAATAAGTATCAAATTAATTATACAGAGTTGAGTAAAAATGATAATGTATTTGGTTACCTGGTATAG